Proteins co-encoded in one Crateriforma spongiae genomic window:
- a CDS encoding DUF11 domain-containing protein translates to MKMPKPRRRSSRRPRPSNARVLRRLIAEPLELRRLLAATDLAMISGLVFKDVTGDGFTAGEQVSGAQVALYRDNGNGSFDSGSDTLVTTATTGTDGRYTLNRLTAGNYFVLQDAQTVDGRTLLRNVSPMITISGTDVEGRIVQVVDDFDQTQQQVVDTTNDGVPVTSSVAAPEAIGGERDLFVNKTSVNGAVQLEVDNPLLPNLLTFDSLATGDGERRVTWDGPDGDATTVDDTGLGTVDLTDAADAIGLQLQIGADLPGGQAVVRIYSDDGNAATAERFSSATLNIPQTGGGVSSAEFLPFSSFVAAAGGGVDINNVGAIELEITGSANVNGTAELVGTVGQTAFTADFDNFTPTIDLSLSKTSASGEVAVGESTTFTITVNNAGPVAATGVVVQDVLPAGMTLVSQTTSQGTYNATTGRWEIGDVAVSASHTLSITARMDTPGTKTNIAEVIAADQTDIDSTPGNGAAGEDDRATVSILSPQIDLSIAKTASDLSPDVGQNVTFTVTLSNAGPDTATGVTVRDVLPAGLNFVSATPSQGSYESGTGVWTVGSVNAGSGATLSIIAGVTAAGSIQNVAEVLAADQPDADSTPGNGAIGEDDLATVTLDPQQIDLSLIKTVDNAAPNRGDNVTFTITLSNAGPSAATGVIVRDAIPAGLTFVSSAPSIGSYNTTTGQWVAGTVAAGTSQTLQLVARVDSVAVATNVAEVIAADQTDVDSTPNNNVPAEDDQSSVVVTPASADLSLTKTIDNAVANVGQNATFTIAVQNDGPSVATGVQVTDLLPAGMSFVSSSPSQGGYNAATGLWDVGTIGGGANATLAIVAQVQSSGTKTNTAQISAADQFDPDSTPGNNAPAEDDQASVNLVPPTIDLSLGKTVDQDRPNVGDTVRFTVSVSNAGPDVASGVVVRDVLPAGLTFVGATPGAGIYDVGTGQWNVGGVTSGQTVSLAIDATVTGTTTISNQAEVIAADQFDIDSTPGEGGEGEDDIASVSITPASADLSLTKTVDNATPNVGENVSFTVTVSNAGPDTATGVVVRDLLPAGLNFVSATPGQGTYNAATGLWNAGQIASGATGTLVLIATVTSTDALTNTAEITEADQRDPDSTPGNGSASEDDLATVGVRGQQIDLSLTKTVDNAAPNVGDEITFTITVRNDGVSPATGVQVRDILPVGLTPRGTSPSQGSLNTSTSIWTVGDLAVGGTATIDVVVRVDQILEIENVAEVIAADQPDADSTPDNNIAAEDDQDAVTVRTPVSDLSLVKGVDNDRPNVGDVVIFDLTVTNGGPDPAVGVEVTDLLPEGIEYISNSLSQGSYNATTGIWTIGNLAVGSTATLGLRGRVSADAADPLAAKTNTAEITAAGQADSDSTPGNRNPDEDDFDQATITPMAIDLSLEKTVSDAAPSVGGTVTYTVTVRNDGDDPATGVQIRDRLPDGVTLVSVNESQGSFNAASGVWAVPQIDVGGSATLQLEVLVDSPGTLVNQAEVIAADQLDRDSTPDNDVDGEDDQADVTLVTQQADLSLTKTVDNATPGVGEEAVFTLEIRNDGPDAAESIVVRDVLPSGLGFSGATASSGSYNASNGQWSIPALAASQTATLQIRVTADSVGEKINVAEIIQSSEFDPDSTPDNGLDDEDDYATVSLSPQLVDLALSKDVDEARPTRGQRVTFTLRLTNDGPSRATGVQVRDVLPDSLTFENASASVGSYSPLSGLWTIDSLDAGGEVTLAIEALVGDVAAASNVAEVIAADQPDADSTPDNDDEAEDDFARVDLETQVADLSVAVAADRTSANQGDPVIFTVTLDNAGPDAATDVVVSTVLPAGLVFAEAQPSVGTYDPATGQWSVDSLVDGSSATLRLLTTIDGRDVQSVTAEVSSVRQFDPDSTPGNGVVGEDDLDDAAVTPVLIDVSVTGTIDNDEPLEGDRVTIEFTATNDGPDGATGLVLETMLPDGMSLVSVQAGRGAYDTASGTWNLGSLAAGQSGTLTFIAVVDERGVKTMPIEVVAADQVDIDSTPGNGGVDEDDRFELLIRAPRLLTKRLFLAR, encoded by the coding sequence ATGAAGATGCCGAAACCGCGACGCCGATCGTCGCGCCGACCACGTCCGTCCAACGCTCGCGTGTTGCGGCGTCTGATCGCCGAACCGCTGGAATTGCGGCGTTTGCTGGCGGCCACCGACTTGGCGATGATCAGTGGGCTGGTTTTCAAGGACGTCACCGGCGACGGCTTCACTGCCGGCGAACAGGTTTCCGGGGCTCAGGTCGCTCTGTACCGCGACAACGGCAACGGATCGTTCGATTCCGGTTCCGACACGCTGGTGACCACGGCGACGACCGGCACCGACGGCCGGTACACGCTGAACCGATTGACCGCCGGCAATTACTTCGTGCTGCAAGATGCCCAGACGGTCGACGGTCGAACGTTGCTGCGGAACGTGTCGCCGATGATCACGATCAGCGGGACCGACGTCGAAGGCCGCATCGTCCAAGTCGTCGATGATTTTGATCAGACACAACAGCAAGTCGTCGACACCACCAACGACGGTGTCCCGGTGACTAGTTCGGTCGCCGCGCCCGAGGCGATCGGCGGCGAACGCGATCTTTTCGTCAACAAGACCAGCGTCAACGGCGCGGTCCAGTTGGAAGTCGACAACCCGCTGTTGCCGAATCTGTTGACGTTTGATTCCTTGGCCACCGGTGATGGCGAACGGCGTGTTACCTGGGACGGACCCGACGGGGATGCGACGACGGTCGACGATACCGGGCTGGGGACGGTGGATTTGACCGATGCCGCCGATGCGATCGGATTGCAACTTCAGATCGGCGCCGATTTGCCGGGCGGCCAAGCGGTCGTGCGGATCTACAGTGACGATGGAAACGCGGCGACGGCCGAGCGATTCAGCAGCGCGACGCTGAACATCCCACAAACCGGCGGCGGCGTATCGTCGGCGGAATTCTTGCCGTTTTCCAGCTTCGTGGCGGCGGCCGGCGGCGGCGTGGACATCAACAACGTCGGCGCGATCGAACTGGAAATCACCGGATCGGCCAACGTCAACGGGACCGCGGAATTGGTCGGGACGGTCGGGCAGACCGCGTTCACGGCGGATTTCGATAACTTCACGCCGACCATTGATCTGTCGTTGTCCAAAACGTCGGCCAGTGGCGAGGTCGCCGTCGGCGAAAGCACCACCTTTACCATCACCGTCAACAACGCGGGCCCGGTGGCCGCCACGGGGGTCGTGGTCCAAGACGTGTTACCCGCCGGCATGACGTTGGTGTCGCAAACGACAAGCCAAGGGACCTACAACGCAACGACCGGACGCTGGGAGATCGGCGACGTCGCGGTGTCGGCCAGCCACACGTTGTCGATCACCGCACGGATGGACACCCCGGGCACCAAAACCAACATCGCCGAAGTCATCGCGGCAGACCAAACCGACATCGACAGCACGCCGGGGAACGGTGCGGCGGGCGAAGACGACCGGGCGACGGTGTCGATCTTGTCACCGCAAATCGATTTGTCGATCGCCAAGACGGCCAGCGATCTGTCGCCCGACGTCGGCCAGAACGTGACGTTCACGGTGACGCTGTCCAACGCCGGTCCGGATACGGCCACGGGGGTTACGGTCCGTGACGTGTTGCCGGCCGGATTGAATTTCGTTTCCGCGACGCCCAGCCAGGGCAGCTACGAATCCGGGACAGGCGTGTGGACCGTCGGCAGTGTGAATGCCGGCTCCGGTGCAACGCTAAGTATCATCGCCGGCGTCACCGCGGCGGGATCCATTCAAAACGTCGCCGAAGTTTTGGCGGCCGACCAACCCGACGCCGACAGCACGCCGGGTAACGGCGCGATCGGCGAAGACGACTTGGCCACCGTCACGCTGGACCCGCAACAAATCGATCTGTCGCTGATCAAAACGGTCGACAACGCGGCGCCCAATCGTGGTGACAACGTGACCTTCACGATCACGCTTAGCAACGCCGGTCCATCCGCGGCCACCGGCGTGATCGTTCGTGATGCGATTCCCGCGGGGCTGACGTTCGTGTCGTCGGCACCGTCGATCGGCAGCTACAACACCACCACGGGCCAGTGGGTTGCCGGCACGGTGGCGGCGGGCACCAGCCAGACGTTGCAGTTGGTGGCGCGTGTCGATTCGGTCGCCGTCGCGACCAACGTGGCGGAGGTCATTGCGGCCGATCAGACGGACGTCGACAGCACACCGAACAACAACGTGCCGGCCGAAGACGACCAGTCCAGTGTCGTCGTCACACCGGCCAGCGCGGACTTGTCGTTGACCAAAACGATCGACAACGCGGTCGCCAACGTCGGCCAAAATGCGACGTTCACGATCGCGGTGCAGAACGACGGTCCAAGTGTGGCAACCGGTGTCCAGGTGACCGACTTGTTGCCGGCGGGCATGTCGTTCGTGTCGTCGTCGCCGTCGCAAGGTGGGTACAACGCGGCGACCGGATTGTGGGACGTCGGCACGATCGGCGGCGGGGCCAATGCGACGCTCGCGATCGTGGCTCAGGTGCAATCGTCTGGAACCAAAACGAACACGGCGCAGATCAGTGCGGCCGATCAGTTCGACCCCGACAGCACACCGGGAAACAACGCACCGGCCGAAGATGACCAGGCCTCGGTCAATCTGGTCCCGCCGACTATCGATCTGTCGCTGGGTAAAACCGTCGACCAGGATCGGCCCAACGTCGGCGATACCGTGCGGTTCACCGTTTCGGTCAGCAACGCGGGACCGGACGTGGCCAGCGGTGTGGTGGTTCGCGACGTTTTGCCGGCGGGATTGACGTTTGTCGGCGCTACGCCGGGGGCCGGGATCTACGACGTGGGGACCGGCCAGTGGAATGTCGGCGGGGTCACCAGTGGCCAGACGGTCTCGCTGGCCATCGACGCCACGGTGACCGGGACGACGACGATCAGCAACCAAGCGGAAGTCATCGCGGCGGACCAGTTCGACATCGACAGCACACCGGGTGAAGGTGGCGAGGGGGAAGACGACATTGCCAGCGTTTCCATCACTCCGGCCAGCGCGGACTTGTCGCTGACCAAGACGGTCGACAATGCCACCCCCAACGTCGGCGAAAACGTCAGCTTCACGGTGACGGTGTCCAACGCGGGACCCGACACGGCGACGGGGGTGGTCGTGCGCGACTTGCTGCCGGCGGGATTGAACTTCGTCAGCGCGACGCCGGGGCAGGGGACTTACAACGCGGCCACGGGCTTGTGGAACGCGGGCCAGATCGCCAGTGGGGCGACCGGCACACTGGTTCTGATCGCGACGGTGACATCAACCGATGCTTTGACCAACACGGCGGAGATCACCGAGGCCGACCAACGCGACCCCGATTCAACGCCTGGTAACGGCAGTGCGTCCGAAGACGATCTGGCGACGGTGGGTGTTCGCGGCCAACAAATCGATTTGTCATTGACCAAGACGGTCGACAACGCCGCGCCGAATGTCGGCGACGAAATCACTTTCACGATCACGGTTCGCAACGACGGCGTGTCACCGGCGACGGGCGTCCAAGTTCGCGACATCTTGCCGGTCGGTTTGACGCCCCGCGGCACGTCGCCGTCGCAGGGCAGTTTGAATACGTCGACCAGTATTTGGACGGTGGGCGATTTGGCGGTCGGCGGCACCGCGACGATCGACGTGGTCGTTCGAGTCGATCAGATCCTGGAGATCGAAAACGTTGCGGAGGTCATCGCGGCAGATCAGCCTGATGCCGACAGCACCCCGGACAACAACATTGCAGCCGAAGACGACCAGGATGCGGTCACCGTACGGACGCCGGTATCGGATTTGAGTCTGGTCAAGGGCGTCGACAACGACCGGCCGAATGTCGGCGACGTGGTCATCTTTGATTTGACGGTCACCAACGGCGGGCCCGATCCGGCGGTCGGCGTGGAGGTCACGGATTTGCTGCCCGAGGGGATCGAATACATCAGCAACAGTTTGAGCCAGGGCAGCTACAACGCCACGACCGGCATTTGGACGATCGGCAATTTGGCGGTCGGATCCACGGCAACGCTGGGGCTGCGCGGTCGCGTCAGTGCTGATGCCGCGGATCCTTTGGCGGCGAAAACCAACACGGCGGAGATCACCGCGGCGGGCCAAGCGGACAGTGATTCGACGCCGGGCAACCGCAATCCAGACGAAGACGATTTTGATCAAGCCACGATCACGCCGATGGCGATCGATCTGTCGTTGGAAAAGACGGTCAGTGACGCGGCACCGTCGGTCGGCGGCACGGTCACTTACACCGTGACGGTTCGCAATGACGGCGATGATCCCGCCACAGGCGTCCAGATTCGCGACCGACTGCCCGACGGTGTGACCTTGGTCAGCGTGAATGAATCGCAGGGATCGTTCAACGCGGCAAGCGGCGTGTGGGCGGTCCCACAGATCGACGTCGGCGGATCGGCGACGCTGCAACTGGAGGTCTTGGTGGATTCACCGGGAACGCTGGTCAATCAGGCAGAAGTGATCGCGGCGGATCAACTGGATCGTGACAGCACGCCGGACAACGACGTCGACGGCGAAGATGATCAGGCGGACGTGACTCTGGTGACTCAGCAGGCCGATCTGTCGCTGACCAAGACCGTCGACAATGCGACGCCCGGTGTCGGCGAGGAAGCCGTCTTTACCCTGGAAATTCGTAATGACGGACCTGATGCGGCCGAATCGATCGTCGTCCGAGATGTCTTGCCCAGCGGCCTGGGGTTCTCCGGTGCAACGGCAAGCTCCGGTTCGTACAACGCGTCCAACGGCCAGTGGTCGATACCCGCATTGGCCGCTTCGCAGACGGCGACACTACAGATTCGCGTCACGGCGGATTCGGTCGGCGAGAAGATCAACGTCGCGGAAATCATTCAGTCCAGCGAGTTTGATCCGGACAGCACACCGGACAACGGATTGGATGACGAAGACGATTACGCCACCGTTTCACTGTCGCCTCAATTGGTCGATTTGGCCCTATCCAAAGACGTCGACGAAGCCCGGCCCACACGAGGCCAGCGTGTGACGTTCACGCTGCGATTGACCAACGACGGACCGTCCCGGGCCACGGGGGTTCAGGTCCGCGATGTGTTGCCCGATTCGTTGACTTTTGAAAACGCCTCGGCGAGCGTCGGCAGTTACAGCCCGCTGTCGGGGCTGTGGACGATCGATTCGCTTGACGCCGGTGGCGAAGTCACGTTGGCGATCGAAGCATTGGTCGGCGATGTCGCGGCGGCGTCGAACGTGGCCGAAGTCATCGCGGCGGATCAGCCTGATGCCGATAGCACGCCCGACAACGACGATGAAGCGGAAGACGATTTCGCACGCGTCGACTTGGAAACGCAGGTGGCCGATCTTTCCGTCGCGGTGGCCGCCGACCGGACTTCGGCCAACCAAGGTGATCCTGTGATCTTTACCGTCACCCTGGACAATGCGGGACCCGATGCGGCGACGGATGTCGTGGTTTCGACCGTGTTGCCCGCCGGATTGGTGTTTGCCGAAGCTCAACCGTCGGTTGGCACCTACGACCCGGCGACCGGTCAGTGGTCGGTTGATTCGCTGGTCGACGGATCTTCCGCGACGTTGCGATTGCTGACCACGATCGACGGTCGGGACGTTCAGTCCGTGACGGCGGAGGTCAGTTCGGTTCGCCAGTTCGATCCCGACAGCACGCCGGGCAACGGGGTGGTCGGCGAGGACGATTTGGACGACGCGGCCGTCACGCCGGTGCTGATCGACGTGTCGGTGACCGGGACGATCGATAACGATGAACCACTGGAAGGCGACCGTGTGACCATCGAATTCACCGCGACCAACGACGGACCCGACGGGGCGACCGGGCTGGTGTTGGAAACGATGTTGCCCGATGGCATGTCGTTGGTCAGTGTCCAGGCGGGACGCGGGGCTTATGACACCGCCAGCGGGACGTGGAATTTGGGTTCGCTGGCCGCGGGCCAATCCGGCACCCTGACGTTCATAGCCGTGGTGGACGAACGCGGTGTGAAAACGATGCCGATCGAGGTGGTGGCGGCGGATCAGGTGGACATCGACAGCACGCCGGGCAACGGCGGAGTGGACGAAGACGACCGGTTCGAGTTGTTGATCCGGGCGCCGCGGTTGTTGACCAAGCGGCTGTTTTTGGCGCGTTGA
- a CDS encoding radical SAM protein, with amino-acid sequence MAKRFLLETDKRLLAKAAWTLGARGLWSVHRHKRRLKQGEFFPPFLYLSVINSCNLRCQGCWVDVDSKQHRIELDAANETIRQAKAMGNSFFGILGGEPFMHKDLLKIFEANRDVYFQVFTNGHFITDDVAKRLRELGNVTPLISVEGSEIISDQRRGKSGVYNQTMAGLEAALRNKLLVGVCTSVCKTNLDDLVTDAWVDRLIEMGVMYCWFHIYRPVGPEPNPQLALSSDQQRRVRQFVVDTRATKPIIVIDAYHDDAGNALCPAVTGFTHHVGPWGDIEPCPVIQIAKESIHDQRDLATTFNESEFLRDFRELTAQHTRGCVIMERPDLLLQLADKHGARDTTARGRVFEELKNVTPRRSQYQPGDEIPERSFVYRWAKKYAFNDFGTYGRRFDVAKYADPDSASSPEGNSQDADDASKVSLPVV; translated from the coding sequence ATGGCCAAGCGATTTCTGTTGGAAACCGACAAGCGGTTGCTGGCCAAAGCGGCGTGGACGCTGGGTGCCCGCGGATTGTGGTCGGTCCACCGACACAAGCGTCGACTGAAACAGGGGGAATTCTTTCCGCCGTTTCTGTACCTGTCGGTCATCAATTCATGCAACCTGCGATGCCAAGGCTGCTGGGTCGACGTGGATTCGAAACAGCATCGCATTGAACTGGACGCGGCCAACGAAACGATCCGCCAAGCCAAGGCGATGGGCAACAGTTTCTTTGGCATCTTGGGCGGCGAACCGTTCATGCACAAAGACCTGCTGAAGATCTTTGAAGCCAACCGAGACGTCTATTTCCAAGTCTTCACCAACGGCCACTTCATCACCGACGACGTGGCCAAACGATTGCGTGAATTGGGCAACGTGACTCCGCTGATCAGTGTCGAAGGCAGCGAGATCATCAGCGACCAACGCCGCGGCAAATCCGGCGTTTACAACCAGACGATGGCCGGTTTGGAAGCCGCGCTGCGAAACAAGTTGCTGGTCGGCGTTTGCACCAGCGTCTGTAAAACCAACCTGGACGACCTGGTCACCGACGCCTGGGTCGATCGTTTGATCGAAATGGGCGTGATGTATTGCTGGTTCCACATCTATCGGCCGGTCGGCCCGGAACCCAACCCACAGCTGGCATTGTCCAGCGACCAGCAACGTCGCGTTCGTCAGTTCGTTGTCGACACGCGTGCCACCAAACCGATCATCGTCATCGACGCCTATCACGATGACGCGGGCAACGCGTTGTGCCCGGCCGTGACGGGATTCACGCACCACGTCGGACCCTGGGGCGATATCGAACCGTGCCCCGTGATTCAGATCGCCAAAGAATCGATTCATGATCAACGTGACTTGGCGACCACGTTCAATGAGTCGGAGTTTCTGCGCGACTTCCGCGAGCTGACCGCCCAACACACTCGGGGATGCGTGATCATGGAGCGTCCCGACTTGCTGCTGCAGCTGGCCGACAAACACGGTGCCCGCGACACCACTGCCCGAGGCCGCGTCTTCGAGGAATTGAAGAACGTCACGCCACGCCGCAGCCAGTACCAGCCCGGCGATGAGATCCCCGAACGAAGTTTCGTTTATCGCTGGGCCAAGAAGTACGCGTTCAACGACTTCGGCACCTACGGACGCCGCTTCGACGTGGCCAAATATGCCGACCCCGATTCGGCATCCTCGCCCGAAGGGAACTCACAGGATGCCGACGACGCATCCAAGGTCTCCCTACCGGTGGTTTGA